CATAGCGGTGACTGTCTTCCTCTTAGCGTGCTCGGTGTAGGTGACCGCGTCCCGGATCACATTCTCCAGGAAAACCTTGAGCACCCCACGGGTCTCTTCATAGATGAGACCGGAGATGCGCTTCACTCCTCCTCTGCGAGCCAGGCGGCGGATAGCAGGCTTGGTTATGCCTTGGATGTTGTCACGAAGAACCTTCCTGTGCCTCTTGGCGCCTCCTTTCCCGAGCCCTTTTCCTCCTTTGCCGCGACCAGTCATTCTGCAAAGTGTCAAAACAAGAAGCGAATGAGGGAATTGCGGTAAAGCTGCTGCTTATATGCAGTATGAGCGGACCTGAGTGAAAACCACAGACACCCCATGAGGGGAGAAAGTGAATTGCACTGGAAGACGTTCCTTGAttttgattggctgaaaaagtCTTTAGTCTGATTGGCTCAGTGAAAGCcgttactgtttataaaaaaaggcCGCGTGGTAATGGGATTGGTTTGAAGTTTATCTCAATAAACAGTGATCACATTTGCTTTGCCTAGTATTGCCCAACTCACACGAACACATTTGTGTGCCATCTATTTCATGTATTTAATTATATTGTGTCTGcatctatatatctataaatgTAATTCATTTGTAATATTTAGATGTGTATGATCATCTACATTCATCagtatttttttgaataaatatcCCTGTTTTATTAATTTGCTTTTATTTCTAATTTACCCTGCATGAGGTGACACGTGGAAGAAAtgcagacagtgtgtgtgtgtgtgtgtgtgtgtgtgtgtgtgtgtgtgtgtgtgtgtgtgtgtgtgtgtgtgtgtgttatataatattttaaaaattaaaatacacacacacatgcacacacacacacacacacacacacacacacacacacacacacacacacacacacacacacatacacacacgcatacacacacacacatacatacacacatacacacacacacacacacacacacacacacacacacatgcatacacacacacatacacacatgcatacacacacgcatacacacacacacacacacacacacacacacacacaggagacagggatcgggcagaagggggacagggatcgggcagaagggggacagggatcgggcagaagggggacagggatcgggcagaagggggacagggatcgggcagaagggggacagggatcgggcagaagggggacagggatcgggcagaagggggacagggatcgggcagaaggggggcagggatcagggcagaagggggacagggatcagggcagaagggggacagagatcagggcagaagggggacagggatcggggcagaagggggacagggatcagggcagaagggggacagggatcagggcagaaggggggcagggatcggggcagaagggggacaatgATCGGGCAGAAGAGGGACATTccggccgggggcgggcgcgtcactggccgggggcgggcgcgtcactggccgggggcgggccagtgacgtctcgg
The genomic region above belongs to Ascaphus truei isolate aAscTru1 chromosome 12 unlocalized genomic scaffold, aAscTru1.hap1 SUPER_12_unloc_1, whole genome shotgun sequence and contains:
- the LOC142473426 gene encoding histone H4; translated protein: MTGRGKGGKGLGKGGAKRHRKVLRDNIQGITKPAIRRLARRGGVKRISGLIYEETRGVLKVFLENVIRDAVTYTEHAKRKTVTAMDVVYALKRQGRTLYGFGG